The Entelurus aequoreus isolate RoL-2023_Sb linkage group LG23, RoL_Eaeq_v1.1, whole genome shotgun sequence genome has a window encoding:
- the LOC133640434 gene encoding oocyte zinc finger protein XlCOF6.1-like: MEQEETQPRHIKEEEEEAKLPHIKEEEEGPQPLHIKKEDDDRQHSKIKEEEEEHSISEEGEHLQGLEEFPVTGVPVKSEDDEVKGESEEKREAEPPSSSSTQHMTTEADGDHCGGSQADKLLAPLSDSEDTTSHSPDTDDEDSKDDKTCHTDNTHFTCSHCDKTFNHRHNLTTHMRIHTGEKPFMCSVCSKRFRHMQNLKRHTRLHTGEKPFTCSVCSKGFIRSQCLTRHMGTHTAKITYPCPSCDRSFCHQSALLVHMRIHTGEKPFSCSVCDKSFVQNGSYKTHMRTHTGEKPFNCSVCGKHFNRSQCLKRHMRTHTADKSFSCSVCGKGFTQIQYLKIHMRTHIDVKPYSCSSCSKRFCDQTKLVRHMRIHTGEKPYSCSKCNKRFCYRSTLVVHMRIHTGEKVLQCSECDERFSYKYQLKKHLCNSSSKI; the protein is encoded by the coding sequence atggagcaAGAGGAGACACAGCCCCGCCACataaaagaggaagaggaagaagcaaagctccctcacattaaagaggaagaggaggggccACAGCCCCTTCACATTAAAAAAGAAGATGACGATCGACAGCACTCCaaaattaaagaggaagaggaggaacacagcatcagtgaaGAGGGAGAGCATCTTCAAGGactggaggagttcccagtgactggtgtccctgtgaagagtgaagatgatgaggtcaaaggtgaaagtgaggagaagagagaggcggagcctccaagcagcagctcaactcaacacatgacaacagaagctgatggagaccactgtggaggatcacaagcagacaagctcttagctccactatcagatagtgaggacacaacgtcacactctcctgacactgatgatgaagactctaaagatgataagacatgtcacactgacaacacacacttcacatgctCTCACTGCGACAAAACTTTTAACCACCGCCATAATCTGacaacacacatgagaatacacaccgggGAAAAACCGTTCATGTGTTCGGTTTGCAGCAAAAGATTCCGTCATATGCAGAATTTGAAAAGGCACACAAGActgcacaccggagaaaaacctttcacctGTTCAGTCTGCAGCAAAGGATTCATACGAAGTCAATGTTTGACAAGGCACATGGGAACACACACCGCTAAGATAACATATCCCTGTCCAAGCTGCGACAGAAGCTTTTGTCACCAGTCCGCACTTTTAgtgcacatgagaatacacactggtgaaaaacctttttcctgttcagtctGTGATAAAAGTTTTGTCCAAAATGGTTCGtataaaacacacatgagaacgcacaccggagaaaaacctttcaactgttcagtctgtggtaaacATTTCAACCGAAGTCAgtgtttgaaaagacacatgagaacacacaccgcaGACAAATCTTTCtcctgttcagtttgtggtaaaggttttacacaaattcaatatttaaaaatacacatgagaacgcacattGATGTAAAGCCATATTCCTGTTCCAGCTGCAGCAAACGTTTTTGTGACCAAACAAAACTTGTcagacacatgagaatacacaccggtGAAAAACCTTATTCCTGTTCAAAGTGCAACAAACGCTTTTGTTACCGATCGACACTTGTAGTCcatatgagaatacacactggtgaaaaagtgTTGCAGTGCAGTGAGTGTgatgaaagattctcttataagtaccagttGAAGAAACACTTGTGTAACAGCAGCAGCAAGATTTGA
- the LOC133640476 gene encoding oocyte zinc finger protein XlCOF6.1-like, with amino-acid sequence MEQEEPQPLHIKEEEEEPWQIKEEEGEPQPLHIKEEEVEHNISHLGEQLEWLEEFPMIGVPVKSEDDEVKGESEERREAEPPSSSSTQHMTTEADGDHCGGSQADKLLAPLSDSEDTTSHSPDTDDEDSKDDKTCHTDNTRFKCSLCDKTFNHRYNQKIHMRTHTGEKPFMCAFCSKRFSQKQHLKVHTRLHTGEKPFSCSICGEDFIQNEYLKVHMRSSHSGDTFTKAFTCSVCGKSLVNNQSLKIHMRRIHTGEKPYSCSSCHKSFCDQSALAVHMRTHTGEKKCICSICGKGLVNNQCLKIHMRRIHTGEKPYSCSSCNKSFCDRSALVVHMRTHTGEKPCVCAVCGKSLVDSKCMKVHMRTHTGEKPYTCSVCSKCFSDRSTLARHVRRHTGEKVLSCGVCGQSFSYKYQLEKHKCAGENSSST; translated from the coding sequence ATGGAGcaagaggagccacagcccctCCACAtcaaagaggaagaagaggagccCTGGCAAATTAAAGAGGAAGAAGGGGAGCCACAGCCcctccacattaaagaggaagaggtggAACACAACATCAGTCATTTAGGAGAGCAGCTtgaatggttggaggagttcccaatgattggtgtccctgtgaagagtgaagatgatgaggtcaaaggtgaaagtgaggagaggagagaggcggagcctccaagcagcagctcaactcaacacatgacaacagaagctgatggagaccactgtggaggatcacaagcagacaagctcttagctccactatcagatagtgaggacacaacgtcacactctcctgacactgatgatgaagactctaaagatgacaagacatgtcacactgacaacacacgctTTAAATGCTCTCTCTGCGACAAAACCTTCAATCACCGTTATAATCAGAAAATACACATGaggacacacacaggagagaaaccgTTCATGTGCGCATTTTGCAGTAAACGATTCTCTCAGAAGcaacatttgaaagtacacacaagactacacactggagaaaaacctttttcatgttcaatttgCGGCGAGGATTTTATACAGAATgaatatttgaaagtacacatgagaagctCCCACTCTGGAGACACATTTACAAAAGCATTCACCTGTTCGGTTTGTGGTAAAAGTCTAGTCAATAATCAAagtttgaaaatacacatgagaagaATACACACCGGTGAAAAGCCGTATTCCTGTTCCAGCTGCCACAAAAGCTTTTGTGACCAGTCAGCGCTCGcagtgcacatgagaacacacaccggagagAAGAAATGcatttgttcaatctgtggtaaaggtttagtaaataatcagtgtttaaaaatacacatgagaagaATACACACTGGCGAAAAACCTTATTCCTGTTCGAGCTGCAACAAAAGCTTCTGCGACCGGTCAGCACTTGTCGTACACATGAGGACGCACACCGGGGAAAAACCATGTGTCTGCGCAGTCTGTGGCAAAAGCTTAGTGGATAGCAAATGTATGAAAGTGCACATGCGAACGCACACTGGTGAGAAACCATATACCTGTTCTGTCTGCAGCAAATGCTTTTCTGACCGATCGACGCTTGCGAGACACGTAAGACGACACACCGgggagaaagtgttgagttgcggtGTGTGCGGTCAAAGTTTTTCTTATAAGTACCAGTTGGAGAAACACaaatgtgctggtgagaacagcagcagcacatga